A window from Malania oleifera isolate guangnan ecotype guangnan chromosome 7, ASM2987363v1, whole genome shotgun sequence encodes these proteins:
- the LOC131159777 gene encoding protein NRT1/ PTR FAMILY 3.1-like produces MASLTTTTTTTSTGPDGEDHSHKMKKRPQKQLGGIKAIPFILANEVCDRFATAGFHANMITYLTQELNMPLVKASNTLTNFGGTSSFTSLIGALIADSFAGRFYTILAGSIFYQLGLVSITTSAVLPSLRPPPCPTQENCKDASALQLWVLYISLLLTSIGTGGIRPCVVTFAADQLDMSKSKVEARRWNYFNWYYFCMGIATLTAVTVVVYIQDNVGWGWGLGIPTIAMALSIVVFIIGSPLYRRLKPGGSPLVRLAQVVVAAAKKRKETAPADPDLLYENRELDAAITTNGKLLHTDQFKWFDKAAIISGGETANSKSPDLWRLATVHRVEELKSIIRMLPIWAASILHVTASSHQGSFVIQQARSMDRHLSSSFQISPANLSIFSILTMLIGLVLYERLFVPFARRFTGKPSGISCLQRMGIGFMVNILATIVASLVEIKRKAAAAKHNLLDKPKAIIPISVFWLVPQYSLHGIAEVFMSVGHLEFLYDQSPESMRSTAAALYWIAIAAGNYLGTLLVSLVHQYSGKQSNNWLPDRNLNKGRLEYYYLLVSGIQVLNLVYYVVCASLYTYKPLEESTESSEEDADLAKLPPNPSVALIGDEEVELARNGKFQNP; encoded by the exons ATGGCTTCCCTCACTacaaccaccaccaccaccagcaCGGGTCCGGATGGAGAAGACCACTCCCACAAGATGAAGAAGCGGCCGCAGAAGCAGCTTGGAGGCATCAAAGCCATACCGTTCATCCTGG CAAATGAAGTATGCGACAGATTTGCAACGGCGGGGTTCCATGCCAACATGATAACGTACTTGACGCAAGAGCTGAACATGCCGCTGGTCAAGGCCTCCAATACCCTCACCAACTTCGGCGGCACTTCCAGCTTCACCTCCCTCATCGGAGCCCTCATCGCCGATTCCTTCGCCGGCCGTTTCTACACCATCCTTGCCGGCTCCATCTTCTACCaattg GGACTCGTGAGTATCACCACATCAGCAGTGCTGCCATCGCTTCGCCCTCCGCCGTGCCCAACTCAGGAGAACTGCAAGGATGCCTCAGCCCTGCAGCTATGGGTCCTCTACATCTCTCTCCTGCTCACGTCAATCGGGACCGGCGGCATTAGACCTTGTGTTGTTACATTCGCTGCGGACCAACTCGACATGAGCAAATCCAAGGTTGAGGCAAGGAGGTGGAACTATTTCAATTGGTACTATTTTTGCATGGGAATAGCAACTCTAACCGCCGTAACTGTTGTAGTTTACATCCAAGATAACGTTGGTTGGGGTTGGGGTCTAGGCATTCCAACCATAGCCATGGCTTTGTCTATTGTAGTCTTCATCATAGGCTCTCCTCTTTATCGGAGGTTAAAACCAGGGGGGAGTCCTTTGGTGAGACTAGCTCAAGTAGTTGTTGCTGCTGCAAAGAAGAGGAAAGAAACTGCACCAGCAGATCCAGATCTCTTGTATGAAAATAGGGAGCTTGATGCTGCCATTACTACCAATGGGAAGCTTCTACACACAGATCAGTTCAA ATGGTTTGATAAAGCTGCTATAATATCGGGTGGGGAGACAGCAAATTCAAAGTCGCCAGATCTGTGGAGGCTTGCAACGGTCCATCGGGTTGAGGAACTAAAATCCATCATCCGGATGTTGCCCATCTGGGCAGCTTCAATTTTACATGTCACTGCATCATCACATCAGGGCAGCTTCGTAATACAACAAGCACGCTCTATGGATCGCCACTTGTCTTCCTCATTCCAAATTTCTCCGGCCAACTTGTCCATTTTCAGCATTCTAACCATGCTAATTGGTCTTGTTCTATATGAGCGCCTATTTGTCCCCTTTGCTCGCCGATTCACGGGAAAGCCCTCTGGCATCTCGTGTTTGCAAAGAATGGGAATAGGTTTCATGGTCAACATTCTTGCTACCATTGTTGCCTCATTGGTAGAGATCAAGCGGAAAGCAGCAGCAGCAAAGCACAACTTACTTGACAAACCAAAAGCCATAATCCCCATTAGCGTGTTTTGGTTGGTTCCCCAGTATAGCCTCCATGGGATAGCTGAAGTTTTCATGTCTGTTGGGCACTTGGAGTTTCTTTATGACCAATCACCGGAAAGCATGAGAAGCACGGCAGCAGCACTTTATTGGATTGCAATAGCAGCAGGAAATTATCTGGGAACCTTGTTGGTATCACTAGTTCATCAGTATTCTGGCAAGCAGAGTAATAATTGGTTACCAGATAGGAACTTAAATAAGGGAAGATTGGAATACTATTATTTGCTAGTTAGTGGAATACAAGTATTAAATCTGGTATACTATGTAGTCTGTGCCTCGCTGTATACTTACAAGCCACTGGAGGAGTCGACAGAAAGTAGCGAGGAAGACGCGGATTTAGCTAAACTCCCACCGAACCCATCAGTTGCTCTTATTGGGGATGAAGAGGTAGAGCTTGCAAGGAATGGGAAATTTCAGAATCCTTAA